TTCATAAGACCTAACGGGATTTGTTAGCGGAGTGGAGGGCAGGGGTGGTGGACGTACCGAGAGAGGCGAGGACGTCCCAGAACCAGTTCTGGCAGGATTAGGGGTTAGCTATGGGTGGGGGACGGTGGTGTGGGGCTGCTTACGATGATGAACATGGCGTGTGCGTGGGGAAATATGTGGTAGAGTTGTATACAGTGCAGCAGCAAAGTTATAGGGCGACAGAAGATACACTACCCGTCAACGCGCGTCACTCGGAGATATCCCCATGCCCGTCTGTGGCAGTAGAGGTGCGGGGCCCCCATACAATCCATTCCGACTAAGAACCACACAGATCAGTCTTGTCCTCAAACGATGCCCtcagcctcctccgccgccaTATCAATACCCTTCTCCCTAGTTTCCTCCTGgttcttctctctgcttATACCTACTCACAATCTCTATACCATCTGGCGCTATGTCCCCTTTCCCCCAGGCCGCCAAACTGAATAATCCTGTCTGCGTGTTGTAAGTGAATGACGTTCATGTCCCAGTGGAAAACCTACTCATCTTAATTCTTTCAGCTGTGGCTCATCACCAGGAAGCAAGCCTCTTTTTGTCAAAGCCTCGGAGTCAGTTGGCAAGGCTTTTGCCAAAGCCAATATACCGCTTGTCTATGGTGGTGGTCGACGAGGTATCATGGGTATGTCTAGCCGATATCCATATTGGACACCCTACTGAATCCACTTCCAGGCGTCGTCTCTCAATCGACCTTGTCCGCCAACGGGTACGTCCATGGCATCGTCCCTCGTGCACTTGTCGAGCCGGCATCGGAACCCACACCGACTCCGTGGTCTGCTACAAACGGAGACCCGGCCCGGAGCAAAGAAGGGACTGGAAAGGATGTcgtggaagatgacaagCAAGATAGATTGACCGTCCAGGTTGTTGGGTCTATGCACGAGGTAGGTTTATCAGCAGTAGATCAGGTTGTTGGCAAATATCGTGCCATTGGTCTAATGAACGTTGGTGACAGCGGAAACTGGCTATGGCCAAGATGTCAACTGGCGGGTTTGTCGTCCTTCCTGGCGGCTATGGTAcacttgaagaagctctcGAGATGGTCACCTGGAACCAACTCGGTATCCATCGCGTTCCCATTATCATCTTGAACATTGACAATTTTTTCACGCATCTTTATAAGCAGTTTGAGAACTCTGTCGAGGCTGGCTTTATTGCCCCTAGTAACCTCTCGTTGTTGAAGCTAGTCGACTTGGAAGGCGGTGAAGAGGCTAATATGGATGAGGCGAGGGCAGATGAATGGGGTCAAGCCGCTTTGAAAGCTCTCAAAGAATGGAGTCTCGACGTGAGTTAATTTTCATTCGGCAGTTCGTATTCCCACTCATGTCTTCTTGCAGGAGGATGTTGGATACAATTTAAACTGGAACGACGAAGGCGACGTCGCACAAGATACTGTATGATATCTTCACTCATTTAAACCATACCTATCACTGTACATTCATGCATTGACCATATCATCTTTAGTTTCGTAGTCCCTCCTACATATTTACCACCATGCGTTGTACCTTTTCTTCGGCAGCATCTGCCCCAATATCTGCAGCAGATTTGCCATTATTTGACTACCACCTTGAACGTCTCCGAGAGGCCCATGCTCACTTTGCAAAAAATGATGCACATTACTGGGATGAGTGGCCTGGTGACGAGCCTGTAACAGACAAATGTTTGCAAGTCCTgcgagagaaaggaaaggaaggcAAGGGGGATTATCGAGTTAGAATTGTCATTTACCCGGGAGGTACAATCAAAGTTGAGGTTCTCCCTGCGCCCAAAGATGCCGGTGGGTTTCTCTCTTTTAGGGGCACttttgagaaaaaagagatcCAAGCGAGCTGACCGCGCCGTTCGTCGCTTGCAGGACCATTCAGTCTGGAGATCCCGACTCCTTCCTCGGTGGCCAGAGCAAGACCTCTGGTGCTTGATCCAGCTGTTACCGACGTGCGAGGAGAAGATCCGTCAAATAGAAATTTTAGGTTATATAAAACCAGCGAGAGGGAACTGTACGATCAGGCATATGAACGCGGTAGTAAGTTCCCTTTACGTTTTTTTTcttaattttttttttggcaaACTGACATGACAATACATCAGGCACCCTTTCTCCATGTCATCCCGAAGTACTTTTGCACACAACAACTCATCTCCTCGAAACGACGACTTCCAATATTGCtattctctctccctctgGCCGGTGGATTACACCCTCGATTTCCTCCTCgactcctcttctcaatGGAGTTGTAAGGAGGTTTCTCCTGGAGGGCGGAGCCATAGAAGAAGGCGAATTGACATTGGCCGATTTTGAGCGAGTGAAGACGGAAGGAGGACGAATCATAGGATTCAACGGTTTGAGGGGTATCTGGGAAGCGAAAATCATCTAGCTAGATAATTTGCGGTGTTTACATACAATATATGCAATTGCCTACAAGCGCACTCCGCATTTTTAATCTAATTTGCCTTTGGTTGTACGAGCCGGCGGTGCCCAGCCATCAATGAGGTTACCCAAAACATATATGCTGACGCCAAATACTAACAACCCCGCTGCCCATACAACAATGTAAACGCTCTGTGCCTTGAGCTCCAACAGGTACGCTGATCCGAGCCAGACACCTTGTGCAAGGATCCATCCGATGACCAGCGTCACAGTCTTTCGTCGCGATAAATGTAATTGTGGGATAACAGGAGGTAGTAAGGGGAGAAACCACGTGAAATATTGCGAGGTACAGACTTTGTTGAATGCCACAAACAAAGCCGTTTGAAGGAACATTGCGAAATCTAGCGAAGAGATGGACAATGAAGTGGTaaggatgagggtgagTTGAGGTAGAAATGATGTCAGAGGGTGTCGGATGACGGCAAGGAGCGCAGAAGGTAATGGCGAGGCCGTTGGCGACGGGAAAAAGGATAGGTAGATGGGGTAAAAGTATGGTGAAAAGTTGTGTCGGTGATCGAGCCGGGATAGGTGATAGAGATAGGTGTGGTCAAGGAAGGGCTGTCCCCATCTATTTTTTTCACTGTCAGCAAAGGCATACCTCTTTACAATAATTCGTAAACTCGTGGAAATGCACTAACATAGACCAGAGTACTCCATTGATTAATACAAAACTAGATGCGGCAATAAAGCCAAAGCGCCAGACCCTCGCACCGAACCATCCCCACCTTGTAGAGAGCTCCTTCCAAACAGCGGGAATGTAGATAGCTGGGTAGATTTTCCAGCTCACGGCTAAAGCCAGCATAATAGCAGCACGGGTCTCTCCGGccccctttttcttgtcCTCGCTGCCTAGTCGGAGAAAGTAATGCAAGGCAATCACGAGGAAGCAGATCGCTGCTTCAGGTGATCCGCGAGTCGTAATGCTCAAAACAAGAGGATTAATCGTCCATAAAAGGTGTGTGGGCCAAAAGGGTGCCGGGTATGGTCCCgaaagaagcagcagaggTATTAGTAAAGAGGGAAGGGCGAGCAGGCATTTGCCCAGTagtggatggatgagagCTGGCGAGAGGAATAATGGGAGCAAAGGTGTATACCGGAATGTAGCTCGGTTATAAGGACTACTCCAAACTTAGCAGTGGAAAGACGGAGCAGCTTAAGAGTTAACTTACTCGCCAATGGGAGATCCCGTTTTCTTCACGAACCACCCTTTAGCCTGCTCTTCGTCACTGGGATTAAATATCAGCCGCGCGCCATCAGTGACTACCCTCCAGTCGACATCCGTGTATCTTAAACCTCCATAGCGCTCTGGGTGCGAATCGACGTGGTCAGcgtagaggatgagagcaagatgaagggaaagagacaCTAAGATGATTTGGAAGGTTTTTGCTCTGAGCATGGGGTGAGCAGGACGAAGCAATGtttcttgcttcttggAGGGCACGCCGGTCAGTGATGTAAAGATGCCAACGAAGGCGAATGGATTTCTGTTTgtgcctccaccttcctcgAACGCGGAGTATGCCACTCCCGGGATTCCCACGGTGTACGCCAAGAGCTGCATCGTCAAACCTGAAACACGAACAAAGGGCATATAATGATTACAGGGCCTGACACGCGATTTCGGGGGATTGACTTATAGTTTGTAGCGAATGGTAACGAATCCGCAGAAATCTAGAATTATCCGcagggaaaaagggggCTTGGTTTCCTGTATGTGGTGACAGAAAAAATAGTCATAATAAAATAAAACAGGTAGTCTGTGCGTGTCACCGTCGTATTTCTGGTTGCTGTCTTTACACTTTTTCATCACCCCCCTTTCCGTTTTGATTTTTTACCATTCGATTACATTCCCCTCTTTGCACCCATTTCTCCCACCACTCCTGTCTCAATCAAAACACCGACCATAAACGCTCTTTTACGCGCCACGAGACAATTTACGACTACTACATCATACGTATTACTTGCTCAGCAACGCTATAGCACTATAACGAACGCACACCCGTTCCCAATACAAATTCTCCGAGCTTGTTAGTCATTGTTCATACTTCCCATTGATACCAGCTCACAACCCGCCCACGTAGAATCATACGCTGAAGCAGATATCTGTATAACACCTACCGCGACGCGACGCGTATCCAACATAAATCGAGAGTAATCACGTACTATGCCCGCCATGATCAAGTTGctcagtcttcttcctgcccTCGGCCTCGCAGGGATGGCTCTTACTGGTTTTGAGAACGTCCCTGTAAGTCCTTTATATTCTTCTGATGAGCGCCCCTTTCCGTTCATAATAGCTCCTCAAAACAACCCTCAACTCTCGGCATCAATTCTGTTACAAAGTTCGACGCGTTTACTGACACATTTACGTAATACAGGGAACCCTTGCTCACGGACACGAGTCTCGCGATCTATACCATCGACACCTTGCTGCCCGACTTGCAGGCAATATTGTCAAGCATGAGGAAAAGCGTTCTAGCAATGGCAGGGTCCTCCGACGAAGGTCAGATGGAACTATTTGCCGAGCCAAAGACAAGTCATTCGTTGCTGCCGCAAGCAGCTCTGTCACGGATACCCCTACTTCGACCGCCGCTGCGGTTGCAACCGACGACTCGGCCGTTTCTTCTAGCTCTGAGTCGGTCGAAAGtacctcttcatcatctgtgGCCGCTCAAGCAACCCCACAATCTCTCGCAACTACTACTACCTCGACCGGAGGCGGTTCGAAGAATGCGGGAAGCAAATTTGGTCTTGCTTGGCCTAACGGTGACTGGGCGTCCTCCACTGATCCCAATTACATCGGTAACTATATTGGTGACAAGGCTTCGTGGTATTATACTTGGAGCCCCTTCTCTGTTGTAAGTTTGGATGATCAGATGTGTCCCAAAGCAATTAATCATTACTTACGAACATACTTAGGGTTCCGGCGACTCCCTTGGTCTCGAATTTGTCCCTATGCTTTGGGGTCCTAAGCAGGTTTCCGACTGGCATGCTCAAATGAGCCAATGGCCTTCTACCGTCCAAAACGCCCTTTTCTTCAACGTGAGTTCATATATGCCTTCAAATGTCTCTAGTTAATATTAAACTTTGAAAACGCACAGGAGCCCAACCAGGTCGGCCAGTGTGATATTTCTGCCACCGACGCCGTCCAGTACTGGATGAACGACTACCTTCCCGTCCGTAGCAAAGGGATTCGATTGGGCGGCGCTGCCACTACCAGTGCCCCTGATGGCCTTCAATGGGTTTTGGATTTCACTACCGCTTGTACTAATGCCGGCAATTCTGCTGCCGACTGTGCCGCCGAGTAAGTGTTGTCAATGTAGGAAGGTCCTTCCTTGTCTGACCCTTTTTTAGTTTTGTTCCTATCCACTGGTACGATGTCGACATCGACAACTTCAAGTCCTACGTTGAGAATTTCCACGCCCAGACCAACCTTGACATCTGGATTACTGAGTATGCTTGTCAAAACTTTAATGGCGGTGCTCAATGCACCGATCAAGAGAGTAGGTTTCGAGCGTTTGACATGAATAAGCAAAGGCACTTTAGCTAATTATGTCACTAGGCTGGAACTTGCATGTCACCATGGCTGCGTGGTTCGATGAGCAATCCTACGTTGAGCGATACTCTCCGTTTGGTAAGCCACAGTTCGCTTTCGTGCTGTGGCCAAGTTGCTGACCTCATTTGCAGGTGTTATGCAAGATATGCAGGGCGTTAACCAAAACAACGCACTCATGAACCCTGATGGTTCAATCACCTCCCTGGGTGGATGGGTAAGttttctcaagcaattGGATATTGCCAGAGACCCAACTCACAGCTGACATCTTTTCAGTACATTACCAGCGCCTAAACCAAAGTGACCTAGGAGGATCTGTGATCCTCAAAGCACTTTGTATCGCCTTTGACGAGGCCCTATGAACATTTGATATGGTTTTGCTTTTGTTAGTGTGATTGTTCTCGCCCTCCGTTTGTTCCGTACCTTTCTCCTGCCTTAGATCGGCTTGATGTCGATTGAGAAGAGGCCACGTAAATCTATCACTGCATGTATACTTTCACGTGCATCTACGTATACGGAAGAAAGTTGCACTTAATATTTTGATTCGGTGTGTCTGTGCGGAAGCCCGTAATCTCTAACCGGAAGATTATGTACTCTAGTACAACAAGTACATACTTCTTGTACCATATTTACGCGAAACGAGTAACCCACATCTCTGCAGTATTAGTTGTCGTACGCTACGGCTCATTACACCTCAATGCATGCTTTTACGTCATATGAGGTGACTATCCCCCAAAACGCATATCCATACAATACACAGGATGCATTTACAATAGTGATGCATAAGGGTTCCGCAGTGATGAGGAACCAAGAAGCCAGATGGATGTTCGGAATAGGGTGAGACATTGAGAAGTCATACGCGCCGAGCTAGATTCAAATCCGAAACGCCTTCTTCGCGCCAGGTCCAGGCCTAGTTCCTTATCTGCCCCGAGCGCGCAGCATTTTATAAATACAAAACCAAGCACATCGCATTATTGTGAATTATTATAAAAACAGGTGCACTTTCCATCAAGCAACGAAACATGCCCCACCCATCTCCTGCTTTTCCTCGTTATAACAGCACTTTGCTCCTTGCACTTCACCACTCCATTCGTTTCCAATCTTCACTGTCTCTACCAACATGAAGGtcactcttccccttgcTATCACTGTCTCCCTACTCTCCTCAATCGCATTCGCTTCTCCTACCCCTGCTAGCGTTGGCTCTGCTACAGAGAGGGGCCTTGCGCGCAGCGGCGATTCCATCTCTCATGATGTTGTTCGATCACTTGCTGGTGCATTGGATGCCTCAAGGATCAATGCTGTAAAGCGTCAGCAAGATGCCTCCACTGGCAGTAGCACCGACGCTACCTCGGGCAATGGCGGTACTACGGACGGTACTACTACCGACAGTGGTACTACGGACGGTACTACTACCGACAGTGGTACTACGGACGGTACTACTACCGACAGTGGTACTACCGACAGTACTACTACCGACAGTGGTAATACCGACAGTGGTACTACCGACAGTGGTAATACCGACAGTGGTACTACCGACAGTGGTAATACCGACAGTGGTACTACCGACAGTGGTAATACCGACAGTGGTACTACCGACAGTACTACTACCGACAGTACTACTACCGACAATGGCACCACCGACGGTACTGCCACCGACAGTGGCGCTACCGACAGCAGCACTACCGACAGTAGCACTGATAACAGCACCACAATCGACGATGGCACTGATAACAGTACCGACAGTACTGCCGCAGATGGTACTGCGACAGATAGCGGGACTGAGTAAGTTTTTGCCTTGTGTCTTGTTACAGTGCACTAGTCCTTTAGGCAGTTTACTGACCGTGCGATGCTTTGGTTCAGCTCCGCTACTGCGACCATTGCTGCTGCGGCCAATACTGCTTCTAGCCATACAAGCGTCACTAACTACAACACCACTACTCGAAGTAGTTCCGCCGCCGCTTCTACCACGGCTGCGGCTCAAACTGTTCGTATTGTCTACCTGTTGTGCCATGCGTCAATCAGAGCTGACGACGACAAAAACAATATAGACAGTTGCAGTGGCTTCGGCCAACTCCAAGAGTGGCGCAGGCCGCGGTATTTCTGTGCCCTCCGGTCTCAGTGTTATTTCCGTTCTAAGCTTCTTTGTCGCTGGCGGCCTCGGTGCTGCCCATATCTTCCTCTAAACCATTTTCGTTGTCTTTATGTCTTTGTATAACGATTTGATACTTTTACGGACATTCGTGATAGATCAATCGCATTCGAATCCTCTGTGAGGCAAAACAATCGCAGCCCatgtctttctctttgTAATGTGTGATGTAACCAAGTCTAACCAAGTCTCAAACCTgcaaaaaaacaaaacaaaaagagaCGGACGTCTCACGCACATCCATTGCATTCGAGTCTTGTTCAAAATAACTATCAGGAATGAAGTGAGGTAAAGTATCCTATCCTGTACTGGTAAGCCTTTGCTGCTTCCTGTCAAAAGACTAAACGTGCaacgaaaaggaagaaaggaaaagacgcTCTAATGCTATGTCAAGTGAACTGTCCTGAAGACTTCATTACAGAATAGCAAATGTACCGACAGCTGCAAAGATAACAGACGCGCCGCTGACAAACATGCCAGGGAAGGCCCCACTGGAGCttgtagaagaagatgaaccGCTAGCTGTCGAATCATTGTTGGCGGCCGCCAGAGAAGCACTGTTGCCATCGGAAGAAGTAGTAGGACTAGACGATGCAGTCGGACTAAACGATGGAATTGAACTGGTCGATGAAGTCTGACTGGTCGATGAAACAGCGGAGCTGCTTGCAGCAGAAGCAGTGGGcgatgtggaggaggcagCGGCTGGGGCCTGGATCTGTGAAGTGATAGCAGAGGTAGCGCTAACCTCATTTGATTCGGTAATTTCGGCggagggtgagggtgaaACGCTGTAGAAAAATACTTGTAAGAAATATCAGACAACTGCAACTCACGAATCCGAGGCATCTGTAGAAGTACTGATGGAGATGACACTCGCTGTCTCTACGACTAGGATTAATATCAATAGCGCATCTGATGAGGGCTTACTCACCACTTGTACCTCCAACTGCTTCTGAGACAGCAGTAGAAGAAGCGGTTGCAGTGGCACTTCCGGTAGAACCGGAACTCGCAGTTAGGCTTGAATTAGAGGTAGAGTTCTCCAAGCAATTACTATCTCCTGCTCCAACCTTAACATTTTGGACATACCCCGTCTTCCCCAACGCATCTACCACCTGGAAGATTAAATCGACACCCTCTTGCTGTGTAACCAGCCATTCAGTATGGTTATCCCATCCAACTGTAATATTGGCTATCGATGTGGTACCGATATAGTAACCTCCTTGCCCAATTTCGACAGTCACCGGAGGCTACACAGACAGACAGGTGTCGTTAGCACACACCATACAATCGACGCTGCAAACATCACTCACAGAAGCACCTGTCCAAGAAATATTGGCGTACCCGCATTGTACAACATCGTTCGCAGTGACCGTGATGCCATCGTCTACAATGTCGACACAGTCAGTGACCAAGGAGCACATATCAAGCTGCATACAGCTGTAACTCTAATATAATGGCTCCTTTGAGCAACTGCCACTTACTAAAGCTACCTGCCAGAATGTCGCCAATTAGTCCAGCCGGCTGAGGCGCAGCCTGAGCCCTTTCGGCCATATCAAAGATGGCGAGAAACAGTGTCACAATGAGGGAGGATTTGTCGAATATCATGACTGGTTGATTGCAGCCTATGTGTTGGGGCCAGCGACACTTGAAATCCGATTTTCAGCTGTATGGATGTGATGATATAATTGTTCACGATTTGTTTCTCGGCGCAGCCGCAGAATATAAGCAGAGAAAAACAGATTGGCGCAAAGAATAGAAAATATGGAatagag
This DNA window, taken from Cryptococcus deuterogattii R265 chromosome 3, complete sequence, encodes the following:
- a CDS encoding phosphatidylinositol glycan class M: MLRAKTFQIILVSLSLHLALILYADHVDSHPERYGGLRYTDVDWRVVTDGARLIFNPSDEEQAKGWFVKKTGSPIGDPYNRATFRYTPLLPLFLSPALIHPLLGKCLLALPSLLIPLLLLSGPYPAPFWPTHLLWTINPLVLSITTRGSPEAAICFLVIALHYFLRLGSEDKKKGAGETRAAIMLALAVSWKIYPAIYIPAVWKELSTRWGWFGARVWRFGFIAASSFVLINGVLWSIWGQPFLDHTYLYHLSRLDHRHNFSPYFYPIYLSFFPSPTASPLPSALLAVIRHPLTSFLPQLTLILTTSLSISSLDFAMFLQTALFVAFNKVCTSQYFTWFLPLLPPVIPQLHLSRRKTVTLVIGWILAQGVWLGSAYLLELKAQSVYIVVWAAGLLVFGVSIYVLGNLIDGWAPPARTTKGKLD
- a CDS encoding lysine decarboxylase is translated as MSPFPQAAKLNNPVCVFCGSSPGSKPLFVKASESVGKAFAKANIPLVYGGGRRGIMGVVSQSTLSANGYVHGIVPRALVEPASEPTPTPWSATNGDPARSKEGTGKDVVEDDKQDRLTVQVVGSMHERKLAMAKMSTGGFVVLPGGYGTLEEALEMVTWNQLGIHRVPIIILNIDNFFTHLYKQFENSVEAGFIAPSNLSLLKLVDLEGGEEANMDEARADEWGQAALKALKEWSLDEDVGYNLNWNDEGDVAQDTFRSPSYIFTTMRCTFSSAASAPISAADLPLFDYHLERLREAHAHFAKNDAHYWDEWPGDEPVTDKCLQVLREKGKEGKGDYRVRIVIYPGGTIKVEVLPAPKDAGPFSLEIPTPSSVARARPLVLDPAVTDVRGEDPSNRNFRLYKTSERELYDQAYERGSTLSPCHPEVLLHTTTHLLETTTSNIAILSPSGRWITPSISSSTPLLNGVVRRFLLEGGAIEEGELTLADFERVKTEGGRIIGFNGLRGIWEAKII